In Candidatus Eremiobacteraceae bacterium, a genomic segment contains:
- a CDS encoding electron transfer flavoprotein subunit alpha/FixB family protein codes for MKAVLVFVEHEDGAIRRIGLEMCTRGADVAKELGVPSAAVVLGAGAGKAAELLKSTPIDAIYVGEDNQLDSFLSDPAVDAVEALLRELGPTLALFPLTNLGKDIAARIGVRLSAGVITDATDIAVKAGAVSVQSPKFGGSVIATIGFKNSEYGVITCRANSFIARQEAGKGEVKQFASPAGKTYAAKVEEKVSQEAGKLGVEEASIVVSGGRGLGGPEHFDIIEALADALGGAVGASRAAVDAGWIAHSHQVGQTGKTVSPQLYIAVGISGAIQHKVGMRSAGTIVAINKDPNAPIFEFSDLGVVGDLFQIVPELTKLVKERRANA; via the coding sequence ATGAAAGCCGTGCTCGTATTCGTCGAACATGAAGATGGCGCCATCCGGCGCATCGGCCTTGAGATGTGCACGCGCGGCGCCGACGTCGCCAAAGAGCTCGGCGTGCCGTCGGCGGCCGTCGTCCTCGGTGCGGGCGCCGGCAAGGCCGCGGAACTGCTCAAATCCACGCCCATCGACGCGATCTACGTCGGCGAGGATAATCAGCTCGACAGCTTCCTCAGCGATCCGGCCGTGGACGCGGTCGAGGCGCTGCTGCGCGAGCTCGGCCCCACGCTGGCGCTGTTCCCGCTGACCAATCTCGGCAAAGACATCGCCGCGCGCATCGGCGTGCGACTGTCCGCCGGGGTCATCACCGACGCGACCGACATCGCGGTGAAGGCCGGCGCGGTGAGCGTCCAGTCGCCGAAGTTCGGCGGGTCGGTCATCGCGACGATCGGCTTCAAGAACTCGGAGTATGGCGTCATCACCTGCCGTGCGAACAGCTTCATCGCGCGGCAAGAAGCCGGCAAGGGTGAGGTCAAACAGTTTGCCAGCCCGGCTGGGAAGACGTACGCGGCGAAAGTCGAGGAGAAGGTCTCGCAAGAGGCTGGCAAGCTCGGCGTCGAAGAGGCGAGCATCGTCGTCTCAGGGGGCCGAGGACTGGGCGGTCCCGAACACTTCGACATCATCGAAGCGCTTGCGGATGCGCTGGGCGGAGCGGTCGGCGCGTCGCGCGCGGCCGTGGACGCGGGGTGGATCGCGCATTCGCACCAGGTCGGCCAGACCGGCAAGACCGTCTCGCCTCAGCTCTACATCGCGGTGGGGATCTCGGGCGCGATCCAGCACAAGGTCGGCATGCGGTCGGCGGGCACCATCGTCGCGATCAACAAAGACCCCAACGCGCCGATCTTCGAATTTTCCGACCTCGGGGTGGTCGGCGATCTGTTCCAGATCGTTCCTGAACTGACCAAGCTGGTCAAGGAACGCCGCGCCAACGCCTAG